A window of the Sabethes cyaneus chromosome 1, idSabCyanKW18_F2, whole genome shotgun sequence genome harbors these coding sequences:
- the LOC128741393 gene encoding chromobox protein homolog 3, which produces MTDEDSNEAPYVVEKVLDRRITSAGKIEYYLKWKGYSDADNTWEPEENLDCPELIAKYEEARRQKEFKEAKKKSAKKKLEEISKPRGYDRNLPLQRIVGATDCGGELMFLVQWQGSDEMDILQAATVNEKDPQLVIEYYEAKSKIVEKAKERAKFAAYEEERPETVEEEFQTISGTEIPSTELEQLIEG; this is translated from the exons A TGACCGACGAGGACAGTAACGAAGCCCCATACGTCGTAGAGAAAGTTTTAGATCGACGAATTACATCTGCCGGTAAGATCGAATATTACCTGAAGTGGAAGGGATACTCCGATGCGGATAACACCTGGGAGCCTGAGGAAAATCTAGACTGTCCCGAACTGATAGCAAAGTACGAGGAAGCTCGCCGACAGAAAGAGTTCAAGGAGGCAAAGAAAAAATCAGCCAAAAAGAAACTGGAGGAAATTAGTAAACCCCGCGGCTATGACCGAAACCTGCCGTTGCAGCGCATTGTCGGAGCCACGGACTGTGGCGGCGAGTTGATGTTTCTCGTGCAATGGCAGGGTTCCGATGAGATGGATATTCTGCAGGCTGCTACGGTAAACGAAAAAGACCCTCAGTTGGTCATCGAGTACTACGAGGCCAAAAGCAAGATTGTAGAGAAGGCCAAGGAACGTGCAAAATTCGCCGCCTACGAGGAAGAGCGCCCAGAGACGGTCGAGGAAGAATTTCAAACTATTTCCGGGACGGAGATTCCCAGTACAGAACTCGAACAACTGATAGAAGGATGA
- the LOC128746094 gene encoding mitochondrial GTPase 1 produces MNRFRTSFPAVSRELLNWFPGHMGKGMKQMQQKLKEVDCVIEVHDARIPLSGRNSEFRYTISGVKPHILVLNKKDMIERRAQKRIAERLLQEESHANRVLFTNCKDQSCDGIRKVMPLAQDLILSSNRFNRSDKKEYCIMIIGVPNVGKSSLINVLRNRHLNKRGASQVGAIAGITRSVLHKIKICEDPLVYLLDTPGILKPNIADTETGLRLALVSCLQDHLVGEEVIADYLLYLLNKRENFKYVDVMGLREPSDSIDEVLLVAAQHLNRTVRIKNFDRTIMIRPDVSYAAKHMIKAFRTGVFGKILIDSDKLE; encoded by the exons ATGAATCGCTTTCGGACGAGCTTTCCGGCAGTAAGCCGAGAACTGCTGAACTGGTTTCCCGGTCATATGGGCAAAGGTATGAAGCAaatgcagcagaagctgaaagAGGTCGACTGCGTAATCGAAGTGCATGATGCACGCATACCGCTTTCGGGTCGAAATTCCGAGTTCCGCTATACAATCAGCGGTGTTAAGCCGCACATTCTGGTGCTGAACAAAAAGGATATGATTGAGCGGCGTGCTCAAAAAAGGATAGCTGAACGTTTGCTACAGGAAGAGTCTCATGCCAATCGTGTCCTGTTCACGAATTGTAAGGATCA ATCATGCGACGGCATCCGCAAAGTGATGCCTTTGGCACAGGACCTTATACTAAGCTCCAACCGTTTCAACAGATCGGACAAAAAAGAGTACTGTATAATGATTATCGGCGTTCCAAATGTGGGCAAATCTTCGCTGATAAATGTTTTGCGCAATCGTCACCTAAACAAACGAGGCGCTTCTCAAGTGGGAGCCATAGCGGGCATCACACGGAGCGTTCTGCACAAAATCAAGATTTGCGAAGACCCGCTAGTCTATTTGTTAGATACCCCCGGTATACTCAAGCCAAATATTGCCGACACCGAAACGGGTCTCCGATTAGCTCTGGTGTCCTGCCTTCAAGATCATTTGGTTGGAGAAGAGGTGATAGCAGATTATCTACTGTATCTATTAAACAAGAgggaaaatttcaaatatgtaGATGTGATGGGGTTGCGAGAGCCCTCCGATTCAATTGACGAAGTTCTACTTGTGGCAGCTCAACATCTAAACCGGACAGTGCGGATTAAAAATTTCGATAGAACGATAATGATACGACCGGATGTAAGTTATGCTGCCAAGCATATGATCAAAGCCTTCCGAACCGGTGTTTTCGGTAAAATACTTATTGATAGCGATAAATTGGAATGA